A single genomic interval of Mycolicibacterium sp. MU0053 harbors:
- a CDS encoding condensation domain-containing protein produces MRIGKITVGPLDEWSLKPGAVTSWHPTATAAEKARQAPVSSVPISYMQHQHLRNYSERTDAGLNFSRQIIASCEVAGRCDIAAMDHAVNAYLRRHDTFRSWFRRTDDDDFTRHAIEDPADIEFVPIDHGNLTIDEIHAHVVAIPSPLEWGCFTFGIIQNEDNFTFFAAMDHVHGDATLIGTTMLEANGMYASFSGTGAALTLPEAGSFDDFCIRERERTAELTADSPQVRDWLDFAENNNGGFPDFPLPLGDPSESTRSDMTTLALMDPAQTERFEAACASAGARFVGGLFACLAQVEHELTGALTYYGLTPRDARKATDNFMTQGWFTGLIPITVPIGAASFSEAAWAAQESFDSNLTMAEVPYYRVMELAPELNWPQPNFPVSNFFHGGAAPLNAVLAAADMGLANNIGIYPDGRFSYQLTIYIFRYGEGTAMAIMHPDNPVASKSVARYLATMQSVSTMVADGGHWGRVA; encoded by the coding sequence TTGCGCATCGGCAAGATCACGGTCGGCCCACTCGACGAGTGGTCGCTGAAACCGGGCGCGGTCACCTCTTGGCATCCGACGGCCACGGCGGCCGAGAAGGCACGACAGGCGCCGGTGAGTTCGGTGCCCATCAGCTACATGCAGCACCAGCATCTGCGTAACTACTCGGAGCGAACGGATGCGGGGCTGAACTTCTCCCGGCAGATCATCGCCAGCTGTGAGGTGGCCGGCCGGTGCGACATCGCCGCGATGGATCACGCCGTGAACGCGTACCTGCGCCGACACGACACGTTCCGCAGCTGGTTCCGGCGGACCGACGACGACGACTTCACCCGGCACGCCATCGAGGATCCGGCGGACATCGAGTTCGTGCCGATCGATCACGGCAACCTGACGATCGACGAGATCCACGCCCACGTGGTGGCCATCCCGAGCCCGCTGGAGTGGGGCTGCTTCACGTTCGGCATCATCCAGAACGAGGACAACTTCACGTTCTTCGCAGCCATGGACCATGTGCACGGGGACGCGACCCTGATCGGCACCACGATGTTGGAAGCCAACGGCATGTATGCGTCGTTCAGCGGCACCGGTGCGGCGTTGACGCTGCCCGAGGCCGGTAGCTTCGACGACTTCTGCATCCGGGAGCGCGAGCGCACCGCCGAGTTGACCGCCGATTCGCCCCAGGTGCGGGATTGGCTCGACTTCGCCGAGAACAACAATGGTGGTTTTCCGGATTTCCCGCTGCCCCTGGGCGACCCGTCCGAGTCGACCCGCAGCGACATGACCACCCTGGCGCTGATGGACCCCGCGCAGACCGAACGCTTCGAGGCGGCGTGTGCGTCGGCCGGCGCGCGCTTCGTCGGCGGCCTGTTCGCCTGTCTGGCACAGGTGGAACACGAGCTCACGGGCGCGCTGACCTATTACGGGCTCACGCCGAGGGACGCGCGCAAGGCGACGGACAACTTCATGACGCAGGGTTGGTTCACCGGACTGATCCCGATCACCGTGCCGATCGGGGCTGCCTCGTTCAGCGAGGCGGCGTGGGCCGCGCAGGAGTCGTTCGACTCGAATCTGACCATGGCCGAGGTGCCGTATTACCGGGTGATGGAGTTGGCGCCGGAGTTGAACTGGCCGCAGCCGAACTTCCCGGTGTCGAATTTCTTTCACGGCGGCGCCGCGCCGCTCAACGCGGTTCTCGCCGCCGCCGACATGGGCCTGGCGAACAACATCGGGATCTACCCGGACGGGCGGTTCTCGTACCAGCTGACCATCTACATCTTCCGCTATGGCGAGGGCACCGCGATGGCGATCATGCACCCCGACAACCCCGTCGCCAGCAAGTCAGTTGCCCGCTACCTGGCGACCATGCAGTCCGTGTCCACGATGGTCGCCGACGGTGGACACTGGGGCCGCGTCGCTTAG
- a CDS encoding RND family transporter has protein sequence MRRLADLVVRWPWAVIGVWVALAIALPLSFPSLSAMAERNPLVILPSDAPSSVTARNMAAAFQESSSDNLLVVAFINETGLRPADEATYRNVVDALRDNDSDVVSVQDFVSTPPLRQFLTSEDKTTWVLPVSLAGELGTPPAFDAFNRTADLVEHAVGDDADGPLDVHVTGPAATVADLTVAGEQDRLPIETAIAVLVLGVLLLVYRNPRTMLLPLVTIGGSLMIAQGMVAGYSYLTGAGVSNQSIVFLSAIMAGAGTDYAVFMISRYHDYLRAGAGFDQAVKSAMMSIGKVISASAATVGITFLVMNFAQMGVFRTIGVSAAIGIGVAYLAGTTLLPAILVLAGPRGWINPRRELTARFWRRSGIRIVRRPVPHLVGSVLVLALLAGLAVVAEFNYDDRKAVAASAPSSVGYAAMERHFPISQSIPQYILVQSPRDLRTPQALADLEQMASRIAQLPDIALISGVTRPLGEVPPEFRATFQAGIVGARLAEGSEQIGQRTGDLNELATGANTLADSLGDVRAQVNSIAPSLQTLLDALSSVRTEYGGDKLVRDVETAAKLVKSLNELGNSMGLNFTAVRDMFGWIGPVLAALNGNAVCDANPSCRDTRIQFQRLMEARDDGRLDRINTLAGQLQGFEDRETLNSTVKKLNGALNDIVKAVNGLGVGSPAGAQAGLSEIRRGADRLATGSRQVAGGVDELVAQIKVMAAGLDQASTFLLTMRHDAAASSMAGFNIPAEVLNAVEFQQAAKAFIAPDGHSARYLVQTELNPFSPAAMDQVNTISDVARGAQPNTTLADASISMGGFPAALRDTRDYYERDIRFIIIVTLIVVLLILMLLLRSLIAPLYLVGSVVFSYFAAIGIGVLMFQVILDQPLHWSVAPLAFVVLVAVGADYNMLFVSRMRDESPHSVRYGVIRTLGSTGGVITAAGLIFAASMAGLLFSSIGIVVQGGFVIGIGILLDTFVVRTITVPAIAALVGRANWWPSRIGPKQSSPPTPVEVS, from the coding sequence ATGCGACGGCTAGCCGATCTCGTGGTGCGGTGGCCCTGGGCGGTCATCGGGGTGTGGGTCGCGTTGGCGATCGCGCTCCCGCTGTCGTTCCCCTCGCTCAGCGCGATGGCCGAGCGCAATCCGCTGGTCATCCTGCCCAGCGATGCGCCGTCGAGCGTCACCGCCCGCAACATGGCCGCGGCGTTCCAGGAATCGAGCTCGGACAACCTGCTGGTCGTCGCGTTCATCAACGAAACCGGCTTGCGGCCCGCCGACGAGGCGACCTACCGCAACGTGGTCGATGCGTTGCGCGACAACGACTCCGACGTCGTGTCGGTGCAGGACTTCGTCAGCACGCCGCCACTGCGGCAGTTCCTGACCAGCGAAGACAAGACCACCTGGGTGCTGCCGGTCAGCCTGGCCGGTGAGCTCGGCACGCCACCGGCCTTCGACGCGTTCAACCGAACCGCCGACCTCGTCGAACACGCGGTGGGGGACGACGCCGACGGTCCGCTCGACGTGCACGTCACCGGGCCCGCGGCCACCGTCGCCGACCTCACGGTCGCGGGCGAGCAGGACCGCCTACCGATCGAGACCGCGATCGCCGTCCTGGTCCTCGGCGTGCTGTTGCTGGTGTACCGCAACCCGAGGACGATGCTGCTGCCGTTGGTGACGATCGGCGGGTCGCTGATGATCGCGCAGGGCATGGTGGCGGGCTACTCGTACCTGACCGGTGCGGGCGTCTCGAATCAGTCCATCGTGTTCCTGAGCGCGATCATGGCCGGCGCCGGCACGGACTACGCGGTGTTCATGATCAGCCGCTACCACGACTATCTGCGCGCGGGCGCCGGATTCGATCAGGCGGTCAAGTCGGCGATGATGTCGATCGGCAAGGTCATCAGCGCCTCCGCCGCCACCGTGGGGATCACCTTCCTGGTGATGAACTTCGCCCAGATGGGGGTGTTCCGGACCATCGGGGTCTCGGCGGCGATCGGGATCGGCGTGGCGTATCTGGCGGGGACCACCCTGCTGCCGGCGATCCTGGTGCTGGCCGGTCCGCGCGGCTGGATCAACCCACGTCGCGAGCTGACCGCCCGATTCTGGCGCCGGTCCGGCATTCGCATCGTGCGCCGGCCGGTGCCGCATCTGGTCGGCAGCGTGCTGGTGTTGGCCCTGCTCGCCGGCCTGGCAGTGGTGGCCGAGTTCAACTACGACGACCGCAAGGCCGTCGCGGCGTCGGCGCCCAGTTCGGTCGGCTACGCCGCCATGGAACGCCACTTCCCGATCAGTCAGTCCATTCCGCAGTACATCCTGGTGCAGTCGCCGCGGGATCTGCGCACGCCGCAGGCGCTCGCGGATCTGGAGCAAATGGCCTCGCGCATCGCGCAATTGCCGGACATCGCCCTGATCAGCGGGGTCACTCGGCCGCTGGGCGAGGTGCCGCCCGAGTTCCGGGCCACGTTCCAGGCCGGGATCGTCGGCGCCCGCCTGGCCGAGGGGTCCGAACAGATCGGTCAGCGCACCGGCGACCTCAACGAGCTGGCCACCGGCGCCAACACGCTGGCCGACTCGCTCGGCGACGTGCGCGCGCAGGTCAACAGCATCGCGCCCAGCCTGCAGACCCTGCTCGACGCCCTGTCCTCGGTGCGCACCGAGTATGGCGGCGACAAGCTGGTGCGCGACGTCGAGACCGCCGCCAAACTGGTCAAGAGTCTCAACGAACTGGGCAACTCGATGGGCCTGAACTTCACCGCGGTGCGCGACATGTTCGGCTGGATCGGCCCGGTGTTGGCGGCGCTGAACGGCAACGCGGTCTGCGACGCCAACCCGTCGTGCCGAGACACCCGCATCCAGTTCCAGCGGCTGATGGAAGCGCGCGACGACGGTCGCTTGGATCGGATCAACACCCTCGCCGGCCAGCTGCAGGGCTTCGAGGACCGGGAAACCCTCAACTCGACGGTGAAGAAGCTCAACGGCGCGCTCAACGACATCGTCAAGGCCGTCAACGGCTTGGGGGTGGGCAGCCCGGCCGGCGCGCAGGCCGGCCTGTCCGAGATCCGGCGGGGCGCCGACCGGCTGGCCACCGGGAGCCGCCAGGTCGCCGGCGGAGTGGACGAATTGGTCGCGCAGATCAAGGTGATGGCGGCCGGCCTCGATCAGGCTTCGACGTTCCTGCTGACCATGCGGCACGACGCGGCGGCCTCCTCGATGGCGGGGTTCAACATTCCGGCCGAGGTGCTCAACGCCGTGGAGTTCCAGCAGGCCGCCAAGGCGTTCATCGCCCCGGACGGCCACTCGGCGCGCTATCTGGTCCAGACCGAACTCAACCCGTTCAGCCCCGCGGCCATGGACCAGGTCAACACGATCAGTGACGTCGCCCGCGGAGCGCAGCCCAACACCACGCTCGCGGATGCGTCGATATCGATGGGCGGCTTCCCCGCCGCGCTGCGGGACACCCGCGATTACTACGAGCGCGACATCCGATTCATCATCATCGTCACGCTCATCGTCGTGCTGTTGATCCTGATGCTGCTGTTGCGGTCGCTCATCGCGCCGCTCTACCTCGTCGGCTCGGTGGTCTTCTCGTACTTCGCGGCGATCGGCATCGGCGTACTGATGTTCCAGGTGATACTCGACCAGCCGCTGCATTGGAGCGTGGCGCCGTTGGCGTTCGTGGTGCTGGTCGCGGTGGGCGCCGATTACAACATGCTGTTCGTATCGCGAATGCGCGACGAGTCTCCGCACAGCGTGCGGTATGGCGTCATCCGTACGCTGGGTTCGACGGGCGGCGTGATCACCGCGGCGGGCCTGATCTTCGCCGCCTCGATGGCCGGTCTGCTGTTCTCCAGCATCGGGATCGTGGTCCAGGGCGGTTTCGTGATCGGGATCGGGATCCTGCTGGATACCTTCGTGGTCCGCACCATCACGGTGCCCGCGATCGCGGCGCTCGTCGGGCGGGCAAATTGGTGGCCGTCGCGGATCGGACCCAAACAGTCGAGTCCGCCGACGCCGGTCGAGGTCAGCTAG